The genomic stretch AGCACATCCTTGACCTCATCCCATAGTGCTGAATTCTTGAGCGACCGTTCAACCCGCTCGTCGAGAAGTGACCGGTTTTTGAGACCGTTTAGTTTCATTCCCGACGCGACATTGTCATAAATGGACATCGTGGGAAAGGGATTCGCTTTTTGAAAGACCATTCCCACTCTTCGCCGGACCAGAACCGGATCGATACCCGGACCGTAAATATCCTGGCCATCTAAACGAACTGTCCCATTGGCTCTTGCTCCCGGAATGACTTCATGAAGTCTGTTAAGACAGCGGATAAAGGTCGATTTTCCGCATCCGGAAGGGCCGATCACCGCGGTAATCTGTTGGCCGAGGGTTACCATTTGAATATTTCTAAGAACCTGGGTTTCTCCAAACCAGGCATTGAGTTTTTCAATTTCAAAAACAGGTTTTGAGGCGGGCATGATTTCTGTTATCCCAATCTTTTCTGAAAAATCCAGCGGGAGATGATATTCATTCCAAGAATCAAGAGAAGAAGAACCATCCCCGCCGTCCAGGCCAGCTTATGCCATTCCTCGTAGGGAGATATGGCGTACGTATAAATCATTACGGGAAGCGAGGACAC from Nitrospirota bacterium encodes the following:
- the pstB gene encoding phosphate ABC transporter ATP-binding protein, which encodes MPASKPVFEIEKLNAWFGETQVLRNIQMVTLGQQITAVIGPSGCGKSTFIRCLNRLHEVIPGARANGTVRLDGQDIYGPGIDPVLVRRRVGMVFQKANPFPTMSIYDNVASGMKLNGLKNRSLLDERVERSLKNSALWDEVKDVLGKSALSLSGGQQQRLCIARALAVEPEVLLLDEPTSALDPIATSRIEELLLELKKLYSVIIVTHNMQQAARISDFTGFFLLGEMIEFGETKQIFTNPKETKTEDYITGRFG